A stretch of Rhinopithecus roxellana isolate Shanxi Qingling chromosome 12, ASM756505v1, whole genome shotgun sequence DNA encodes these proteins:
- the MIB2 gene encoding E3 ubiquitin-protein ligase MIB2 isoform X5 translates to MDPDPQAGVQVGMRVVRGVDWKWGQQDGGEGGVGTVVELGRHGSPSTPDRTVVVQWDQGTRTNYRAGYQGAHDLLLYDNAQIGVRHPNIICDCCKKHGLRGMRWKCRVCLDYDLCTQCYMHNKHELAHAFDRYETAHSRPVTLSPRQGLLRIPLRGIFQGAKVVRGPDWEWGSQDGGEGKPGRVVDIRGWDVETGRSVASVTWADGTTNVYRVGHKGKVDLKCVGEAAGGFYYKDHLPRLGKPAELQRRVSADGQPFQHGDKVKCLLDTDVLREMQEGHGGWNPRMAEFIGQTGTVHRITDRGDVRVQFNHETRWTFHPGALTKALGRVGKVVKVFGDGNLRVAVAGQRWTFSPSCLVAYRPEEDANLDMAERARENKSSLSVALDKLRAQKSDPEHPGRLVVEVALGNAARALDLLRRRPEQVDIKNQGRTALQVAAYLGQVELVRLLLQARAGVDLPDDEGNTALHYAALGNQPEVARVLLNAGCRADAINSTQSTALHVAVQRGFLEVVRALCEHGCDVNLPDAHSDTPLHSAISAGTGASGIVEVLTEVPNIDVTATNSQGFTLLHHASLKGHALAVRKILARARQLVDAKKEDGFTALHLAALNNHREVAQILIREGRCDVNVRNRKLQSPLHLAVQQAHVGLVPLLVDAGCSVNAEDEEGDTALHVALQRHQLLPLVADGAGGDPGPLQLMSRLQASGLPGSAELTVGAAVACFLALEGADVSYTNHRGRSPLDLAAEGRVLKALQGCAQRFRERQAGGGAAPGPRHALGTPNTVTNLHVGAAPGPEAAECLVCSDLALLVLFSPCQHRTVCEECARRMKKCIRCQVAVSKKLRADGSEVASAAPAPGPPRQLVEELQSRYRQMEERITCPICIDSHIRLVFQCGHGACAPCGSALSACPICRQPIRDRIQIFV, encoded by the exons ATGGACCCAGACCCCCAGGCGGGCGTGCAGGTGGGCATGCGGGTGGTGCGCGGCGTGGACTGGAAGTGGGGCCAGCAGGACGGCGGCGAGGGCGGCGTGGGCACGGTGGTGGAGCTTGGCCGCCACGGCAGCCCCTCGACACCCGACCGCACGGTGGTTGTGCAGTGGGACCAGGGCACACGCACCAACTACCGCGCCGGCTACCAGGGCGCGCACGACCTGCTGCTCTACGACAACGCCCAGATCG gCGTCCGGCACCCCAACATCATCTGTGACTGCTGCAAGAAGCACGGGCTGCGGGGGATGCGCTGGAAGTGCCGCGTGTGCCTGGACTACGACCTCTGCACGCAGTGCTACATGCACAACAAGCACGAGCTTGCCCACGCCTTCGACCGCTACGAGACGGCCCACTCACGCCC TGTCACGCTGAGTCCCCGCCAGGGCCTCCTGAGGATCCCACTAAGGGGCATCTTCCAGGGAGCAAAGGTGGTGCGAGGCCCCGACTGGGAGTGGGGCTCACAGGATG gaggggaagggaaacCAGGCCGTGTGGTGGACATCCGTGGCTGGGATGTGGAGACAGGCCGGAGTGTGGCCAGCGTGACGTGGGCTGATGGTACCACGAACGTGTACCGTGTGGGCCACAAGGGCAAGGTGGACCTCAAGTGTGTGGGCGAGGCAGCGGGCGGCTTCTACTACAAGGACCACCTCCCAAGGCTTG GCAAGCCGGCCGAGCTGCAGCGCAGGGTGAGTGCTGACGGTCAGCCCTTCCAGCACGGGGACAAGGTCAAATGTCTACTGGACACTGACGTCCTGCGGGAGATGCAGGAAGGTCACGGCGGCTGGAACCCCAGGATGGCGGAG TTTATCGGACAGACGGGCACCGTGCATCGCATCACGGACCGCGGGGACGTGCGCGTGCAGTTCAACCACGAGACACGCTGGACCTTCCACCCCGGGGCGCTCACCAAG gCCCTGGGCCGCGTCGGGAAAGTGGTGAAAGTGTTTGGAGACGGGAACCTGCGTGTAGCAGTCGCTGGTCAGCGGTGGACCTTCAGCCCCTCCTGCCTGGTGGCCTACCGGCCCGAGGAGGATGCCAACCTGGACATGGCTGAGCGCGCCCGGGAGAACAAAA GCTCTCTGAGCGTGGCCCTGGACAAGCTTCGGGCCCAGAAGAGTGACCCGGAGCACCCGGGAAGGCTGGTGGTGGAGGTGGCGCTGGGTAACGCGGCCCGGGCTCTGGACCTGCTGCGGAGGCGTCCAGAGCAG GTGGACATCAAGAACCAAGGCAGGACCGCTCTGCAAGTGGCTGCCTACCTGGGTCAGGTGGAGTTGGTACGGCTGCTGCTACAAGCCAGGGCGGGCGTGGACCTGCCAGACGATGAGGGCAACACAGCGCTGCACTACGCGGCCCTGGG GAACCAGCCTGAGGTCGCCAGGGTGCTCCTGAATGCTGGGTGCCGGGCAGATGCCATCAACAGCACCCAGAGTACAGCACTGCACGTGGCCGTGCAGAGGGGCTTCCTGGAGGTGGTGCGGGCCCTGTGTGAGCATGGCTGTGACGTCAACCTGCCT GATGCCCACTCGGACACGCCCCTGCACTCCGCCATCTCAGCGGGCACTGGCGCCAGTGGCATCGTCGAGGTCCTCACGGAGGTGCCAAACATCGATGTCACCGCCACCAACAGCCAGGGTTTCACCTTGCTGCACCATGCCTCCCTCAAAGGCCACGCGCT agCTGTGAGAAAGATTCTGGCTCGGGCAAGGCAGCTGGTGGACGCTAAGAAGGAGGACGGCTTCACGGCACTCCACCTGGCCGCCCTCAACAACCACCGCGAGGTGGCCCAGATCCTCATCCGGGAG gGCCGCTGTGACGTGAATGTGCGCAACCGGAAGCTGCAGTCCCCGCTGCATCTAGCCGTGCAGCAGGCCCACGTGGGGCTGGTGCCACTGCTGGTGGACGCTGGGTGCAGTGTCAACGCCGAGGACGAGGAGGGGGACACGGCCCTGCACGTGGCGCTGCAGCGTCATCAGCTGCTGCCCCTGGTGGCTGATGGGGCCGGGGGGGACCCAGGGCCCTTGCAGCTGATGTCCAGG CTACAGGCCTCGGGCCTCCCCGGCAGCGCGGAGCTGACGGTGGGCGCGGCGGTCGCCTGCTTCCTGGCGCTGGAGGGCGCCGACGTGAGCTACACCAACCACCGCGGCCGGAGCCCGCTGGACCTGGCCGCCGAGGGCCGCGTGCTCAAGGCCCTTCAGGGCTGCGCCCAGCGCTTCCG GGAGCGGCAGGCGGGCGGGGGCgcggccccaggccccaggcacGCGCTCGGGACCCCCAACACCGTGACGAACCTGCACGTGGGCGCCGCGCCGGGGCCCGAGGCCGCTGAGTGCCTGGTGTGCTCCGACCTGGCGCTGCTGGTGCTGTTCTCGCCGTGCCAGCACCGCACTGTGTGCGAGG AGTGCGCGCGCAGGATGAAGAAGTGCATCAGGTGCCAGGTGGCCGTCAGCAAGAAGCTACGCGCAG ACGGCTCTGAGGTGGCGagcgccgcccccgcccccggcccgccGCGCCAGCTGGTGGAGGAGCTGCAGAGCCGCTACCGGCAGATGGAGGAACGTATCACCTGCCCCATCTGCATCGACAGCCACATCCGCCTCGTGTTCCAGTGCGGCCACGGCGCATGCGCCCCCTGCGGCTCCGCGCTCAGCGCCTGCCCGATCTGCCGCCAGCCCATCCGCGACCGCATCCAGATCTTCGTGTGA
- the MIB2 gene encoding E3 ubiquitin-protein ligase MIB2 isoform X8 → MDPDPQAGVQVGMRVVRGVDWKWGQQDGGEGGVGTVVELGRHGSPSTPDRTVVVQWDQGTRTNYRAGYQGAHDLLLYDNAQIGVRHPNIICDCCKKHGLRGMRWKCRVCLDYDLCTQCYMHNKHELAHAFDRYETAHSRPVTLSPRQGLLRIPLRGIFQGAKVVRGPDWEWGSQDGGEGKPGRVVDIRGWDVETGRSVASVTWADGTTNVYRVGHKGKVDLKCVGEAAGGFYYKDHLPRLGKPAELQRRVSADGQPFQHGDKVKCLLDTDVLREMQEGHGGWNPRMAEFIGQTGTVHRITDRGDVRVQFNHETRWTFHPGALTKHHSFWVGDVVRVIGDLDTVKRLQAGHGEWTDDMAPALGRVGKVVKVFGDGNLRVAVAGQRWTFSPSCLVAYRPEEDANLDMAERARENKSSLSVALDKLRAQKSDPEHPGRLVVEVALGNAARALDLLRRRPEQVDIKNQGRTALQVAAYLGQVELVRLLLQARAGVDLPDDEGNTALHYAALGNQPEVARVLLNAGCRADAINSTQSTALHVAVQRGFLEVVRALCEHGCDVNLPDAHSDTPLHSAISAGTGASGIVEVLTEVPNIDVTATNSQGFTLLHHASLKGHALAVRKILARARQLVDAKKEDGFTALHLAALNNHREVAQILIREGRCDVNVRNRKLQSPLHLAVQQAHVGLVPLLVDAGCSVNAEDEEGDTALHVALQRHQLLPLVADGAGGDPGPLQLMSRLQASGLPGSAELTVGAAVACFLALEGADVSYTNHRGRSPLDLAAEGRVLKALQGCAQRFRERQAGGGAAPGPRHALGTPNTVTNLHVGAAPGPEAAECLVCSDLALLVLFSPCQHRTVCEECARRMKKCIRCQVAVSKKLRADGSEVASAAPAPGPPRQLVEELQSRYRQMEERITCPICIDSHIRLVFQCGHGACAPCGSALSACPICRQPIRDRIQIFV, encoded by the exons ATGGACCCAGACCCCCAGGCGGGCGTGCAGGTGGGCATGCGGGTGGTGCGCGGCGTGGACTGGAAGTGGGGCCAGCAGGACGGCGGCGAGGGCGGCGTGGGCACGGTGGTGGAGCTTGGCCGCCACGGCAGCCCCTCGACACCCGACCGCACGGTGGTTGTGCAGTGGGACCAGGGCACACGCACCAACTACCGCGCCGGCTACCAGGGCGCGCACGACCTGCTGCTCTACGACAACGCCCAGATCG gCGTCCGGCACCCCAACATCATCTGTGACTGCTGCAAGAAGCACGGGCTGCGGGGGATGCGCTGGAAGTGCCGCGTGTGCCTGGACTACGACCTCTGCACGCAGTGCTACATGCACAACAAGCACGAGCTTGCCCACGCCTTCGACCGCTACGAGACGGCCCACTCACGCCC TGTCACGCTGAGTCCCCGCCAGGGCCTCCTGAGGATCCCACTAAGGGGCATCTTCCAGGGAGCAAAGGTGGTGCGAGGCCCCGACTGGGAGTGGGGCTCACAGGATG gaggggaagggaaacCAGGCCGTGTGGTGGACATCCGTGGCTGGGATGTGGAGACAGGCCGGAGTGTGGCCAGCGTGACGTGGGCTGATGGTACCACGAACGTGTACCGTGTGGGCCACAAGGGCAAGGTGGACCTCAAGTGTGTGGGCGAGGCAGCGGGCGGCTTCTACTACAAGGACCACCTCCCAAGGCTTG GCAAGCCGGCCGAGCTGCAGCGCAGGGTGAGTGCTGACGGTCAGCCCTTCCAGCACGGGGACAAGGTCAAATGTCTACTGGACACTGACGTCCTGCGGGAGATGCAGGAAGGTCACGGCGGCTGGAACCCCAGGATGGCGGAG TTTATCGGACAGACGGGCACCGTGCATCGCATCACGGACCGCGGGGACGTGCGCGTGCAGTTCAACCACGAGACACGCTGGACCTTCCACCCCGGGGCGCTCACCAAG CACCACTCCTTCTGGGTGGGCGATGTGGTCCGGGTCATCGGCGACCTTGACACGGTGAAGCggctgcaggctgggcatggcgaGTGGACGGACGACATGGCCCCT gCCCTGGGCCGCGTCGGGAAAGTGGTGAAAGTGTTTGGAGACGGGAACCTGCGTGTAGCAGTCGCTGGTCAGCGGTGGACCTTCAGCCCCTCCTGCCTGGTGGCCTACCGGCCCGAGGAGGATGCCAACCTGGACATGGCTGAGCGCGCCCGGGAGAACAAAA GCTCTCTGAGCGTGGCCCTGGACAAGCTTCGGGCCCAGAAGAGTGACCCGGAGCACCCGGGAAGGCTGGTGGTGGAGGTGGCGCTGGGTAACGCGGCCCGGGCTCTGGACCTGCTGCGGAGGCGTCCAGAGCAG GTGGACATCAAGAACCAAGGCAGGACCGCTCTGCAAGTGGCTGCCTACCTGGGTCAGGTGGAGTTGGTACGGCTGCTGCTACAAGCCAGGGCGGGCGTGGACCTGCCAGACGATGAGGGCAACACAGCGCTGCACTACGCGGCCCTGGG GAACCAGCCTGAGGTCGCCAGGGTGCTCCTGAATGCTGGGTGCCGGGCAGATGCCATCAACAGCACCCAGAGTACAGCACTGCACGTGGCCGTGCAGAGGGGCTTCCTGGAGGTGGTGCGGGCCCTGTGTGAGCATGGCTGTGACGTCAACCTGCCT GATGCCCACTCGGACACGCCCCTGCACTCCGCCATCTCAGCGGGCACTGGCGCCAGTGGCATCGTCGAGGTCCTCACGGAGGTGCCAAACATCGATGTCACCGCCACCAACAGCCAGGGTTTCACCTTGCTGCACCATGCCTCCCTCAAAGGCCACGCGCT agCTGTGAGAAAGATTCTGGCTCGGGCAAGGCAGCTGGTGGACGCTAAGAAGGAGGACGGCTTCACGGCACTCCACCTGGCCGCCCTCAACAACCACCGCGAGGTGGCCCAGATCCTCATCCGGGAG gGCCGCTGTGACGTGAATGTGCGCAACCGGAAGCTGCAGTCCCCGCTGCATCTAGCCGTGCAGCAGGCCCACGTGGGGCTGGTGCCACTGCTGGTGGACGCTGGGTGCAGTGTCAACGCCGAGGACGAGGAGGGGGACACGGCCCTGCACGTGGCGCTGCAGCGTCATCAGCTGCTGCCCCTGGTGGCTGATGGGGCCGGGGGGGACCCAGGGCCCTTGCAGCTGATGTCCAGG CTACAGGCCTCGGGCCTCCCCGGCAGCGCGGAGCTGACGGTGGGCGCGGCGGTCGCCTGCTTCCTGGCGCTGGAGGGCGCCGACGTGAGCTACACCAACCACCGCGGCCGGAGCCCGCTGGACCTGGCCGCCGAGGGCCGCGTGCTCAAGGCCCTTCAGGGCTGCGCCCAGCGCTTCCG GGAGCGGCAGGCGGGCGGGGGCgcggccccaggccccaggcacGCGCTCGGGACCCCCAACACCGTGACGAACCTGCACGTGGGCGCCGCGCCGGGGCCCGAGGCCGCTGAGTGCCTGGTGTGCTCCGACCTGGCGCTGCTGGTGCTGTTCTCGCCGTGCCAGCACCGCACTGTGTGCGAGG AGTGCGCGCGCAGGATGAAGAAGTGCATCAGGTGCCAGGTGGCCGTCAGCAAGAAGCTACGCGCAG ACGGCTCTGAGGTGGCGagcgccgcccccgcccccggcccgccGCGCCAGCTGGTGGAGGAGCTGCAGAGCCGCTACCGGCAGATGGAGGAACGTATCACCTGCCCCATCTGCATCGACAGCCACATCCGCCTCGTGTTCCAGTGCGGCCACGGCGCATGCGCCCCCTGCGGCTCCGCGCTCAGCGCCTGCCCGATCTGCCGCCAGCCCATCCGCGACCGCATCCAGATCTTCGTGTGA
- the MIB2 gene encoding E3 ubiquitin-protein ligase MIB2 isoform X1 — protein sequence MDPDPQAGVQVGMRVVRGVDWKWGQQDGGEGGVGTVVELGRHGSPSTPDRTVVVQWDQGTRTNYRAGYQGAHDLLLYDNAQIGVRHPNIICDCCKKHGLRGMRWKCRVCLDYDLCTQCYMHNKHELAHAFDRYETAHSRPVTLSPRQGLLRIPLRGIFQGAKVVRGPDWEWGSQDGGEGKPGRVVDIRGWDVETGRSVASVTWADGTTNVYRVGHKGKVDLKCVGEAAGGFYYKDHLPRLGKPAELQRRVSADGQPFQHGDKVKCLLDTDVLREMQEGHGGWNPRMAETGTVHRITDRGDVRVQFNHETRWTFHPGALTKHHSFWVGDVVRVIGDLDTVKRLQAGHGEWTDDMAPALGRVGKVVKVFGDGNLRVAVAGQRWTFSPSCLVAYRPEEDANLDMAERARENKSAAQLRRPWAVGLPLATANLSPAPPGSLSVALDKLRAQKSDPEHPGRLVVEVALGNAARALDLLRRRPEQVDIKNQGRTALQVAAYLGQVELVRLLLQARAGVDLPDDEGNTALHYAALGNQPEVARVLLNAGCRADAINSTQSTALHVAVQRGFLEVVRALCEHGCDVNLPDAHSDTPLHSAISAGTGASGIVEVLTEVPNIDVTATNSQGFTLLHHASLKGHALAVRKILARARQLVDAKKEDGFTALHLAALNNHREVAQILIREGRCDVNVRNRKLQSPLHLAVQQAHVGLVPLLVDAGCSVNAEDEEGDTALHVALQRHQLLPLVADGAGGDPGPLQLMSRLQASGLPGSAELTVGAAVACFLALEGADVSYTNHRGRSPLDLAAEGRVLKALQGCAQRFRERQAGGGAAPGPRHALGTPNTVTNLHVGAAPGPEAAECLVCSDLALLVLFSPCQHRTVCEECARRMKKCIRCQVAVSKKLRADGSEVASAAPAPGPPRQLVEELQSRYRQMEERITCPICIDSHIRLVFQCGHGACAPCGSALSACPICRQPIRDRIQIFV from the exons ATGGACCCAGACCCCCAGGCGGGCGTGCAGGTGGGCATGCGGGTGGTGCGCGGCGTGGACTGGAAGTGGGGCCAGCAGGACGGCGGCGAGGGCGGCGTGGGCACGGTGGTGGAGCTTGGCCGCCACGGCAGCCCCTCGACACCCGACCGCACGGTGGTTGTGCAGTGGGACCAGGGCACACGCACCAACTACCGCGCCGGCTACCAGGGCGCGCACGACCTGCTGCTCTACGACAACGCCCAGATCG gCGTCCGGCACCCCAACATCATCTGTGACTGCTGCAAGAAGCACGGGCTGCGGGGGATGCGCTGGAAGTGCCGCGTGTGCCTGGACTACGACCTCTGCACGCAGTGCTACATGCACAACAAGCACGAGCTTGCCCACGCCTTCGACCGCTACGAGACGGCCCACTCACGCCC TGTCACGCTGAGTCCCCGCCAGGGCCTCCTGAGGATCCCACTAAGGGGCATCTTCCAGGGAGCAAAGGTGGTGCGAGGCCCCGACTGGGAGTGGGGCTCACAGGATG gaggggaagggaaacCAGGCCGTGTGGTGGACATCCGTGGCTGGGATGTGGAGACAGGCCGGAGTGTGGCCAGCGTGACGTGGGCTGATGGTACCACGAACGTGTACCGTGTGGGCCACAAGGGCAAGGTGGACCTCAAGTGTGTGGGCGAGGCAGCGGGCGGCTTCTACTACAAGGACCACCTCCCAAGGCTTG GCAAGCCGGCCGAGCTGCAGCGCAGGGTGAGTGCTGACGGTCAGCCCTTCCAGCACGGGGACAAGGTCAAATGTCTACTGGACACTGACGTCCTGCGGGAGATGCAGGAAGGTCACGGCGGCTGGAACCCCAGGATGGCGGAG ACGGGCACCGTGCATCGCATCACGGACCGCGGGGACGTGCGCGTGCAGTTCAACCACGAGACACGCTGGACCTTCCACCCCGGGGCGCTCACCAAG CACCACTCCTTCTGGGTGGGCGATGTGGTCCGGGTCATCGGCGACCTTGACACGGTGAAGCggctgcaggctgggcatggcgaGTGGACGGACGACATGGCCCCT gCCCTGGGCCGCGTCGGGAAAGTGGTGAAAGTGTTTGGAGACGGGAACCTGCGTGTAGCAGTCGCTGGTCAGCGGTGGACCTTCAGCCCCTCCTGCCTGGTGGCCTACCGGCCCGAGGAGGATGCCAACCTGGACATGGCTGAGCGCGCCCGGGAGAACAAAAGTGCAGCACAGCTCAGGCGGCCGTGGGCGGTGGGGCTGCCCCTGGCCACTGCTAACCTCAGCCCTGCCCCCCCAGGCTCTCTGAGCGTGGCCCTGGACAAGCTTCGGGCCCAGAAGAGTGACCCGGAGCACCCGGGAAGGCTGGTGGTGGAGGTGGCGCTGGGTAACGCGGCCCGGGCTCTGGACCTGCTGCGGAGGCGTCCAGAGCAG GTGGACATCAAGAACCAAGGCAGGACCGCTCTGCAAGTGGCTGCCTACCTGGGTCAGGTGGAGTTGGTACGGCTGCTGCTACAAGCCAGGGCGGGCGTGGACCTGCCAGACGATGAGGGCAACACAGCGCTGCACTACGCGGCCCTGGG GAACCAGCCTGAGGTCGCCAGGGTGCTCCTGAATGCTGGGTGCCGGGCAGATGCCATCAACAGCACCCAGAGTACAGCACTGCACGTGGCCGTGCAGAGGGGCTTCCTGGAGGTGGTGCGGGCCCTGTGTGAGCATGGCTGTGACGTCAACCTGCCT GATGCCCACTCGGACACGCCCCTGCACTCCGCCATCTCAGCGGGCACTGGCGCCAGTGGCATCGTCGAGGTCCTCACGGAGGTGCCAAACATCGATGTCACCGCCACCAACAGCCAGGGTTTCACCTTGCTGCACCATGCCTCCCTCAAAGGCCACGCGCT agCTGTGAGAAAGATTCTGGCTCGGGCAAGGCAGCTGGTGGACGCTAAGAAGGAGGACGGCTTCACGGCACTCCACCTGGCCGCCCTCAACAACCACCGCGAGGTGGCCCAGATCCTCATCCGGGAG gGCCGCTGTGACGTGAATGTGCGCAACCGGAAGCTGCAGTCCCCGCTGCATCTAGCCGTGCAGCAGGCCCACGTGGGGCTGGTGCCACTGCTGGTGGACGCTGGGTGCAGTGTCAACGCCGAGGACGAGGAGGGGGACACGGCCCTGCACGTGGCGCTGCAGCGTCATCAGCTGCTGCCCCTGGTGGCTGATGGGGCCGGGGGGGACCCAGGGCCCTTGCAGCTGATGTCCAGG CTACAGGCCTCGGGCCTCCCCGGCAGCGCGGAGCTGACGGTGGGCGCGGCGGTCGCCTGCTTCCTGGCGCTGGAGGGCGCCGACGTGAGCTACACCAACCACCGCGGCCGGAGCCCGCTGGACCTGGCCGCCGAGGGCCGCGTGCTCAAGGCCCTTCAGGGCTGCGCCCAGCGCTTCCG GGAGCGGCAGGCGGGCGGGGGCgcggccccaggccccaggcacGCGCTCGGGACCCCCAACACCGTGACGAACCTGCACGTGGGCGCCGCGCCGGGGCCCGAGGCCGCTGAGTGCCTGGTGTGCTCCGACCTGGCGCTGCTGGTGCTGTTCTCGCCGTGCCAGCACCGCACTGTGTGCGAGG AGTGCGCGCGCAGGATGAAGAAGTGCATCAGGTGCCAGGTGGCCGTCAGCAAGAAGCTACGCGCAG ACGGCTCTGAGGTGGCGagcgccgcccccgcccccggcccgccGCGCCAGCTGGTGGAGGAGCTGCAGAGCCGCTACCGGCAGATGGAGGAACGTATCACCTGCCCCATCTGCATCGACAGCCACATCCGCCTCGTGTTCCAGTGCGGCCACGGCGCATGCGCCCCCTGCGGCTCCGCGCTCAGCGCCTGCCCGATCTGCCGCCAGCCCATCCGCGACCGCATCCAGATCTTCGTGTGA